DNA from Eubalaena glacialis isolate mEubGla1 chromosome 2, mEubGla1.1.hap2.+ XY, whole genome shotgun sequence:
GCCTCGGCAGTTCTCGGAGGGGCGGTGGGTACTGAGGAACCGGTGTCCAGGGAGAGAGTTGAGTTGTTGGTGCCCATCTGGGCCAGGAGAAGGCCAGAGCCTGGTGGTCATACGGGTGAAAACACATCAACCTGGCTGTGTACCTGGGCCGGGGAGCCGGGAGCCAGGCCCATCCCCTGGCGACCGCTGACCCTTTCATTCCCTCCCCTTGCCAACCCGCAGGCCTGAGCCGGCGTGATGCTGAAGACGACCTTCCAAGGCTTTCCGGGCCAGCAGCCTGCGCCAGGGGCCCTTGACTTCCCCGGAAGCCTCCAGAAGTTGCCCTTCGCCTCGGAGGCAGAGTCAGAAGCCTCCATGTCGGAGGCCTCCTCCGAGGACCTGGTGCCACCCCTGGAGGCCGAGGAAGCCCCAGATAGGGATGAAGAAGAGGCTgcgaagaagaagaagaagaagaagtcgAAAGGCCTGGCCAACATGTTTAGCGTCTTCAccaaagggaggaagaagaagagtcAGCCCAGCTCAGCAGAGACAGAGGGCGACTCTGAGCCCCAGTCCCGGCCGGCTGGCCGGCTGCCCACAGGTAGGCAGGGGCCCCAGGTCCCAGCCGGGCAGGGTCTGGGCAGGATGGGGGCTCACTGGAGTGGATGCCCCACTCAGCCAGGACAGAGAGGGCGGGGAAGGTGGGCGCGGAGGTGTCTCCTTTGCCGCCTTTCCCCTGCGCGCCCCGATctcaggggctgggagtgggcGGAGGGGTCCTCGGTCCTGTCTGGGACGTCGACTCGCCTCCTCGGGCGCCTCACCTCACCTTCTGAGGTCTCGGCCCACGGGAGGCGACTGGTGGGTTTCGGAGCCCCGGGCCGCGCTAACGTCGGGTCCTGGCCGCAGTGGAGGAGCTCAAGGCCGACCTGGAGCACGGGCGGCTGGAGGCGGCGGGGCCGCTGCTGGCGCTGGAGCGGGAGCTGcaggcggcggtggcggcgggcgGCATGAGCGACGAGGAGCTGCTGCGGCGCCAGAGCAAGGTGGAGGCGCTGTACGTGCTGCTGCGCGACCAGGTGCTCGGCCTGCTGCGCCGGCCGCTGGAGGCGGCGCCGGAGCGGCTGCGCCAGGCGCTGGCCGTGCTGGCCGAGCAGGAGCGCGAGGACCgcgcggcggtggcggcggcggggccCGCGCCCTCGGCGCTGGCGGCCACGCGGCCCCGGCGCTGGCTGCAGCTGTGGCGGCGCGGCGTGGCGCAGGCGGCCGAGGAGCGCCTGGGCCAGCGGCCGGCCGCGGTTGCCGAGGGCCGCACGGAGGCCGAGCGCGCCTTCCTGCACATGGGCCGCACCATGAAGGAGGACCTGGAGGCCGTGGTGGAGCGGCTGAAGCCGCTGTTCCCCGCCGAGTTCGCCGTGGTGGCGGCCTACGCCCAGAGCTACCACGAGCACTTCGCGGCGCACCTGGCGGACTTGGCGCAGTTCGAGCTGAGCGAACGCGACACCTACGTGCTGCTGCTCTGGGTGCAGAACCTCTACCCCAAGTGAGCGGCTGGGCGGCCGGGCAGCCGGGCGCCCGGGTGCTGGGCGGGGCCCCAGGGGCAGGGAGGCCGCTCTGCAGGGGCTGTCACCGCGTGCAGGGAGTCCCAGGTGGGAGAACGGCACAGATGGGCTTGGACTCaagggggcagggcctgggctgggtCTGCTTTGCCCTTGGAGTCCTTAGTCTCTTGGGCCTCGGCCCCATTccacagttggggaaactgaggcacaaagaatgGCAAGGacttcatcattcattcatgagTTCCCAGTCTGGGGAGGGCATGAAGCAGCGCCCATCCAGAGCAGGAAGGGGTGTGGCAGGGGAGCCCGGAGGAGGGGGCCCTGACCTCGCCTGGGTCAGCCCAGGAAGCCAGCTCGGAAGAGGCGGCGCAGACTTCTGCCTGCCACAGGAGTTTGCTGCTCTGGGGCAGCTCACAGTCTAATAGAAGTCAGGCAGTCAGGcaggggaggaaagaggaggacAGGCCAGTAagaaggcagagggagggtgGTGTTCCCGGCAAAGGGAGTCATCTTCCAGGGCCTGAGGCTGAGCTGTGAAGCATTCTGGGAGCAGTGTGGAGCTCATCAGTGTTTGGATTATCCAGCAGGCCCTTGGGGGCACCCCCAGGCAGGACAGGGAgcaggggcagggtggggccGCTGGGCCTGCTGGAAAGATCCCCATTGTGCAGGGTCATTCAGTGAGGCCACGCAGAGCTGGGTTCTGGCCACCGAGGCCTGGAGCTCCTCCGTTTGGGAGGCTCGCTCTGCCAGTGGAGGATACCTGGTTACCAGCTGGGTACCGCCTCAGGCATCCCCTCATTTCCCCAGACCTCTGGATCTCTGGGCATGCTGGTCGTTCACACAAGCTGGGTGGGGAGAAACTTATACTGCAGCGTGGAAGTGACCAGGGCACGAGAGGCCAGGGGTTCCTATAGGGACTGGCCCCGGCACCTAGTGTAAAGCCCACAGAAAGCCTGGAGGTGTAGCCCGTGTGAGCGATGTCCGAGCATCTCGGGGACACATCTGGGTGGCCAGTGGTCTCGGTTGGTGCTGGTGGGTCAGCCTCCCTCGGGGGCCGGAGGAAGGGCCGGGGGGGAGTGGTGGGTGAGGAGTCGGCAGGGCATAGGGAAATTGGCACAGGGCAGGGGTTACGGGAGAGTCAGGGCGGCTCTGAACCTGTTCCTTCTTGCTTGTCCTGACTCACCAGGAAATGCCAGGCACTCGCACCTCTCACCCTCAGCCTTCCTGtcccagtgaccccaggggaTTTTAGCCTGGGACCCACTGGGGTCACTGcagcaggaaactgaggccagccgGGCATGGAGCCCCGAGGGGGGAGAGTCCAGGGTGGCTCCGTGGAGGCCTGTGTGGCCAGAAGTGCGGGGAGCAAAGGGACACAGCGCatccaggctgggggaggggcagagagggcCATTCTTGAGCCTCCAGGCAGACCAAGGTCCCTGAGGAAGTGCCAGGGCTGGGCAGTCCCCAGGGGGCTCTGGGACCCAACAGAGGTGCCACAGGGATGGGTGGATCTGCCTCCACAGAGCAGTTCAGGGTGGTGCGGGAACAGCCCTTCCTGCTTGGACTGGCCCACCTCTGGGGGCAGCAGACCcggctggggagggaaggggccacAGGGCTAGTGGATGCCCaaggccagcagggctggagTGTGGCGGGGGACGGGTGAGAAGGAGGCAAAGGGTAAGGAGTTGCATTCTATCTGTGTGAGAGCGGGGAGCCCTTAGAGCCGGGAGATCAGACCTGAGAGGTGGTACTGCCTGTTGGGTGGAGGAAGGATTGTTGGAGGTGAGGGCAGAAGCGGGGAGCCAGGGAGGGGAGTCCTCCAGCGAGCCAGGCGAGAGAGGGTGGTGGCTGGGCAGTGGGGTGCCTCTAGCGGGGTAGCTAGAGGCTCATCAGTTTCGGGGCAGTATTTTGGAGCAGGAGCAGATGGGGGTGAGAGAGTAAAAGGAGGCACGATGACTCCAGGGTTTTGGGTCTGAATGAAGCGGAGCAGGTGGAGGACCCATCACATGAGATGGGGAAGCAGGGATGGGATTCGGTGGCGGGAAGGCAGCTGAGTTCTGGGCCTGCTAGAGGCTGAGGCTGAGGAGGAGGGCTCTTGCCTGAGGGGTGGCGTGAGTTTTCCTCATGCCAGCCCCCTCTGCCCACAGTGACGTCATCAACAGCCCCAAGCTGGCCGGCGAGCTGCAAGGAGTCAGGCTTGGGAGCCTCCTGTCCCCCAAGCAGATCCGGCTGCTGGAGGCCACGTTCCTCTCCAATGAGGTGGTGAGTCCAGCGCCAGCGCCAGCGCCAGGGCCGGGGCAAAGGAGGGGCGGGAAGGAAGCGGAGGGGGGGCCGGGGCAGACAGGACGTGGCAGGGAGCCTGACAGGCACGTCCACGTGGGCTTCGCTTCGCGCTCCCCtgaccagcccctcctcccccaaggaCAGCGTGAAGGAGCTGATGGCCCGCGCCCTGGAGCTGGAGTCGCAGCGCTGGACCCAGGATGTGGCTCCCCAGAGGCTGGACGGCCACTGCCACAGTGAGCTGGCCATTGACATCATCCAGGTAGCACGGGCTGCCCCTCGTGCGCTAGTGCACTAGTGCAGGGTACCGAGCCCACATCCTCGCGTGCAGACACACGCTCGCCCCTGAGCACAGCCCCCCTTTTCCGTGTCTCACGGACCCCCACACCCGGCCCCGCCCCAGCCCTAGACCAGGTGGGCTCCTGCTCAGTTCACCTCACCCCTGCAGATCATCTCCCAGGGCCAGGCCAAGGCCGAGAGCATCACCCTTGACCTGGGCACGCAGATAAAGCACATGCTGTTGGTGGAGCTGGCTGCGTTCCTCA
Protein-coding regions in this window:
- the TNFAIP2 gene encoding tumor necrosis factor alpha-induced protein 2 isoform X2; the protein is MLKTTFQGFPGQQPAPGALDFPGSLQKLPFASEAESEASMSEASSEDLVPPLEAEEAPDRDEEEAAKKKKKKKSKGLANMFSVFTKGRKKKSQPSSAETEGDSEPQSRPAGRLPTVEELKADLEHGRLEAAGPLLALERELQAAVAAGGMSDEELLRRQSKVEALYVLLRDQVLGLLRRPLEAAPERLRQALAVLAEQEREDRAAVAAAGPAPSALAATRPRRWLQLWRRGVAQAAEERLGQRPAAVAEGRTEAERAFLHMGRTMKEDLEAVVERLKPLFPAEFAVVAAYAQSYHEHFAAHLADLAQFELSERDTYVLLLWVQNLYPNDVINSPKLAGELQGVRLGSLLSPKQIRLLEATFLSNEVDSVKELMARALELESQRWTQDVAPQRLDGHCHSELAIDIIQIISQGQAKAESITLDLGTQIKHMLLVELAAFLKSYQRAFDEFLERCKQLRNYRANVIANINNCLSFRMFVDQKWQVPQDLPSHLLSPLNELKSHGVDALLQNLFGVLKPLFKRFTQTRWAAPAQTLEEIISVVGERLPEFSELQDCFREELMELVHLHLVKEYIARLSKRRLVLNTAEKQQQLAGHVLANAELIQRFCTQSGSPATWLHRALPTLAEIIRLQDPSAIKIEVATYATWYPDFSKGHLSAILAIKGNLSSSEVRSIRSILDINTGAHEPSKSLFSLIKGCVELGSARAWNGRQNWRRKKGKMSSHLGPGKGPVGSHGKLGAGLASEPLQLSP
- the TNFAIP2 gene encoding tumor necrosis factor alpha-induced protein 2 isoform X1, which produces MLKTTFQGFPGQQPAPGALDFPGSLQKLPFASEAESEASMSEASSEDLVPPLEAEEAPDRDEEEAAKKKKKKKSKGLANMFSVFTKGRKKKSQPSSAETEGDSEPQSRPAGRLPTVEELKADLEHGRLEAAGPLLALERELQAAVAAGGMSDEELLRRQSKVEALYVLLRDQVLGLLRRPLEAAPERLRQALAVLAEQEREDRAAVAAAGPAPSALAATRPRRWLQLWRRGVAQAAEERLGQRPAAVAEGRTEAERAFLHMGRTMKEDLEAVVERLKPLFPAEFAVVAAYAQSYHEHFAAHLADLAQFELSERDTYVLLLWVQNLYPNDVINSPKLAGELQGVRLGSLLSPKQIRLLEATFLSNEVDSVKELMARALELESQRWTQDVAPQRLDGHCHSELAIDIIQIISQGQAKAESITLDLGTQIKHMLLVELAAFLKSYQRAFDEFLERCKQLRNYRANVIANINNCLSFRMFVDQKWQVPQDLPSHLLSPLNELKSHGVDALLQNLFGVLKPLFKRFTQTRWAAPAQTLEEIISVVGERLPEFSELQDCFREELMELVHLHLVKEYIARLSKRRLVLNTAEKQQQLAGHVLANAELIQRFCTQSGSPATWLHRALPTLAEIIRLQDPSAIKIEVATYATWYPDFSKGHLSAILAIKGNLSSSEVRSIRSILDINTGAHEPSKSLFSLIKVG